The following are from one region of the Capsicum annuum cultivar UCD-10X-F1 chromosome 1, UCD10Xv1.1, whole genome shotgun sequence genome:
- the LOC107852799 gene encoding glucan endo-1,3-beta-D-glucosidase: MVLFFTSFCQGYRTGNWCVTQWNATDEVLTAYLAKKCKKRSLCTNIRPGKPCYEPNIPHAHASYILNLLFKLRRDPCWDDIGMITHNNPCTDEASQQESSFD, translated from the exons ATGGTGTTGTTCTTCACAAGCTTTTGTCAA GGATATCGAACCGGGAATTGGTGTGTCACACAGTGGAATGCAACAGATGAGGTATTAACAGCCTATCTagctaaaaaatgtaaaaaacgGTCGCTTTGTACAAACATTCGACCTGGAAAACCTTGCTATGAGCCTAATATACCTCACGCTCATGCTTCCTATATTCTTAACCTTTTGTTTAAGTTACGTCGTGATCCATGTTGGGATGATATCGGCATGATAACCCATAATAATCCAT GTACAGATGAAGCTTCTCAGCAAGAGAGTTCCTTCGATTAG